ATTCAACGCCGGTTTACATTTGGAGCACCCTTCATCAGTGGTCCATCCGAGCACGTTCATAACTTCCCGCACATGGGTTAACTCTTTTTCTTTTATTTCTTCAATGACTTCATCACGAGATAGAGTCGTACAGGCGCAAATGGTTTCTTTTTGATTCTGGTCGTATTCATCTCCAAGCGTATGCTCTAATAAATCGGCTACCATAGACTTACAGCCGCCGCATGAACGGGATGCGCTCGTACACCCTTTGACTTGCTCAACAGTTGTTAATCCTTCATCTTGGATAGCTTTCACAATTGTCCCTTTAGAAACACCATTACATCCGCAAATCATTTCTTCATCGGACATCGAGGCTATGAGATCGATCCCGGAACCTTCAGCCTGTTCAGCCTCCAAGTACTCTTCAATGGCTGCTCCTTTATTGATTAAGCTAAGCAGTCGGTTGCCGTCTTTCGTATCTCCAAATAAAACGGCACCCGTTATTACCCCTTCATCAACAAGAACCTTTTGATAAACGCCGCGCCAGCCATCAAATACTTTAATAGATTTTGTGTTAGGATCCTCTGTTATTTTGCCGGTGGAAAAAACATCGACTCCTGAAACTTTTAATTGAGTCGATAAAACGGACCCCTGATAACCTTCGCTCTCCATTCCGCAGATTCTTTTTGCCAGTTCGCTGCCCTGCTTGAATAAGGGAGCCACAAGTCCGTAAACCATTTCCCTGTGCTCGGCGCATTCTCCCACAGCAAAAACATTAGGTATTTCTGTTTCTAAATAATCGTTGACGATAATTCCTCTATTAACGGGAATGCCGCATTCCTTAGCTAAGCTTATATTAGGCTTGATCCCTACTGCCATAACGACTAGATCCGCCTTGACTTCCTCTCCGTCACTGAACTTTAAGCCGTCCACTCGATCTTCACCCGTAATCTCAACAGACTGCTTTTCGAGTAAGAAATTCATCCCCTGTTCTTCTAGTTCTTTTTGCAGCATTTTCCCTGCGGTTTTATCGAGCTGTCTTTCCATTAAGCTGTCTGCAATGTGAACCACATCCACTTCCATACCTAAATTTAATAAGCCCCGCGCAGCTTCCAGTCCTAGCAATCCGCCGCCGATGACGACCGCTTTTTTATAATCTTTCGCTGATTCTATCATTCTCTCACAGTCTTTAATATCCCTAAACGCGGTGACACCTTCTTTATCCGCCCCAGGAAGAGGCAGCATGAACGGAATCGATCCTGTAGCAATAATCAGCTTATCGTAAGAAACCATTCGATCTTTATCAGTAAAAATGAACTGCCGGTTTGTATCCATATGGGTAACTGTTTCTCCTGGATAAAGTGCTATATTATTTTCCTCATACCAATCCCAGCTGTTAAGCGTGATATCATCAATTTCCGTGTCACCCTGCAGGACTTTGGATAATTGAATCCGATTATAGTTTGGATAAGGCTCGCTTCCAAAAACCGTAATCTCAAATTGGTCCGGTTTTATGCTTAATATTTCCTCAATGGCCCGAATGCCTGCCATTCCATTTCCGATCAGCACAAGCTTTTGTTTTTCCATAGAATGTATCCCTCCAAAGATTAGTTATCTCAAGCTTTAATGTTAATTCTCATAAAAAATGGGGAGTCTCGCAGAACCCCTTCTTTTTATGGTTGATTTCAACACGACTTTTAACAGCGGCTAACTTAAAAACGGAGTAATTCGGACAGCTGTTACTTTAAATCCCGGCATTTTGCAGATAGGATCAAGCTCATCAGAGACAAGCTGATTCACATTTTGCTCCCCTCCCCAATGAAAAGGTACAAAAACGGTATCTTTCCTTATTTTCTCTGAAAATCTGCTCCTGACTTTAATTTTTCCAAACCTTGATTCGATGCTGACAAGGGATTGATCTTGGACTTGATATTTCTTAGCGGTCTCCGGATGAATCTCAAGAAATGATTCAATGTGTCTCGCTGCTAACGAGGGACTCTTTCGTGTTTGGACGCCTGTTAGATAATGAGCCATCACCCGTCCAGTGGTTAAAATAAGAGGATAATTTTCATCTTCCTCCATTTTCCGAGCTGGTTTCTCTGGAATAAACATACGAGCTTTTCCGTCTGGATGGGTAAAACCCTGCTCAAACATACGCTTTGTTCCCGTGTGATCTTCACTCGGACACGGCCATAACACCCCGCTTTGGCTTCTGATTTTTTCATAGGTGATTCCATAATAATCAGCTTTTCCCCCGCGGCTGGCCAGTCGTAATTCTTCAAAAATCTCTTCGGCTGATTGGAAGGGGAATTGATCTGCCTTGCCAAAAGTCCGGGCTAAGTCACAAATAATCTGCCAGTCGTGCTTTACCAGCCCGGGCAGTGGGTAACTGGCTTCTCTTAAAGTCACCCGACCTTCTACATTAGTCATTGTTCCTTCATCTTCTAAATAGGAAGAAGCCGGCAGGATCACATCTGCAAGTTCCGCTGTTTCTGAAATAAACATATCGACAACGACGAGGAAATCGAGTTTTTTCAAGCCTGATTTTATGAAGGAAGCATTTGGATTTGAGACAACCGGATTAGAACACATGACCAGCATTCCGTTTATCATCTGTTCATTTGCTTTTTCAAAAAGTTCATATGCCGACACTCCCTTACCTGGGAGGTCTTTCTGATCTACGCCCCACACTTCAGCTACATAACACCGGTCCTCCTTATTTTCAATCGACCGATAGCCTGGCAGCTGATCTGCCTTTTGCCCGTGCTCTCTTGCACCTTGGCCATTTCCCTGGCCAGTTATGGCTCCGTAGCCTGAATAAGGCTTTCCAATTTTTCCAGTGGCTAATAAAATATTGATAAAACTCCGGACGGCATCAGTTCCATCGATTTGCTGTTCAATTCCTCTAGCCGTAAAGATCATGCCCGACTCTTCCTGTCCAAAGGCAACGGCGGCCTGATACAGCTCCTCTATGGGAACCCCCGTTTTCTCTGCACATTCTTCAATGCTTAAGGTAGAAATATATTGATAAAGTTCATCAAAACCGCTGACACTCTCACTTACAAATTTTCGATCCATTAAATTTTCTTCTATA
This window of the Halobacillus sp. Marseille-Q1614 genome carries:
- the nirB gene encoding nitrite reductase large subunit NirB, with protein sequence MEKQKLVLIGNGMAGIRAIEEILSIKPDQFEITVFGSEPYPNYNRIQLSKVLQGDTEIDDITLNSWDWYEENNIALYPGETVTHMDTNRQFIFTDKDRMVSYDKLIIATGSIPFMLPLPGADKEGVTAFRDIKDCERMIESAKDYKKAVVIGGGLLGLEAARGLLNLGMEVDVVHIADSLMERQLDKTAGKMLQKELEEQGMNFLLEKQSVEITGEDRVDGLKFSDGEEVKADLVVMAVGIKPNISLAKECGIPVNRGIIVNDYLETEIPNVFAVGECAEHREMVYGLVAPLFKQGSELAKRICGMESEGYQGSVLSTQLKVSGVDVFSTGKITEDPNTKSIKVFDGWRGVYQKVLVDEGVITGAVLFGDTKDGNRLLSLINKGAAIEEYLEAEQAEGSGIDLIASMSDEEMICGCNGVSKGTIVKAIQDEGLTTVEQVKGCTSASRSCGGCKSMVADLLEHTLGDEYDQNQKETICACTTLSRDEVIEEIKEKELTHVREVMNVLGWTTDEGCSKCKPALNYYLGMVHPTVYEDEKESRFVNERLHANIQKDGTYSVVPRMYGGVTNAEDLRKIADAADKYDVKMIKVTGGQRIDLLGVQKEDLPSIWSDLGMPSGSAYAKGLRTVKTCVGADFCRFGTQNSVGLGIQLEKKFEGLNTPHKVKMSVSACPRNCAEGSIKDVGVVGLDGEFEIYVGGNGGTHMRKADLLAKVKTEEEVLDTAAAFLQLYREDAAYLERTSAWVERVGIEHVQKVLSDKKVFIDLIQRMDEALSVVQEPWEQALGDETLLRDLYQNVKVPAGSN
- a CDS encoding molybdopterin oxidoreductase family protein yields the protein MTELMLKYFRNKQKDIQSEKVYDSQCPFCSMQCKMQLIEQRVVSRNTYKTVGVDNPTTQGRLCVKGMNAHQHTFLRDRLKEPLVKKNGEFVPVSWEEAYEVIYRKFSEIQREKGLDALSVYGSASLTNEEAYLLGKFARVALRTKHIDYNGRLCMASAATGANQSFGVDRGFTNSLQEISKTRCIVLAGTNIAECQPTIMPYFEKAKENGAYIIAIDPRETATTNLADLHLKNKPGTDAVLAHALLKIIIEENLMDRKFVSESVSGFDELYQYISTLSIEECAEKTGVPIEELYQAAVAFGQEESGMIFTARGIEQQIDGTDAVRSFINILLATGKIGKPYSGYGAITGQGNGQGAREHGQKADQLPGYRSIENKEDRCYVAEVWGVDQKDLPGKGVSAYELFEKANEQMINGMLVMCSNPVVSNPNASFIKSGLKKLDFLVVVDMFISETAELADVILPASSYLEDEGTMTNVEGRVTLREASYPLPGLVKHDWQIICDLARTFGKADQFPFQSAEEIFEELRLASRGGKADYYGITYEKIRSQSGVLWPCPSEDHTGTKRMFEQGFTHPDGKARMFIPEKPARKMEEDENYPLILTTGRVMAHYLTGVQTRKSPSLAARHIESFLEIHPETAKKYQVQDQSLVSIESRFGKIKVRSRFSEKIRKDTVFVPFHWGGEQNVNQLVSDELDPICKMPGFKVTAVRITPFLS